Proteins from a genomic interval of Pseudomonadota bacterium:
- the dnaX gene encoding DNA polymerase III subunit gamma/tau: MNYTVIARRWRPKRFEDVVGQPHIVTTIKNSIKHNRVAHAYLFTGPRGVGKTSLARIIAKAMNCIGGPKEEPCGICENCTAIDNGSFVDVIEIDAASTRGIDDIRELTETVRYMPMKGTYKLYILDEAHMLTPQARDAFLKTLEEPPGNNIFILATTEPQKIPYTIMSRCQRFDFKRISEREIVNQLKLICEDEKIKYDESAFSHIAVEADGSMRDAESLLDQIIAYSGDFISEKDVISVIGIVEKEILYDLIKSILDENLKAGLEIIEKTLNDGYDTYQVYEGLISFLRNMMILKVYGSIPPFFYMGEEEYRKIAELLKGIEYYEIQNMLNYMLRSEDMFKGIFQRISLEILYINLYNISKLRDVEKMIDSLSKHEHTEGSVHDKYDKLVEEHNPPEPQFKKDLKGFIEYLKQKKPFMSSILQSLEIKIDGANIVVFIDKNYNFIKEDASLKDDIRQYSKIFFGNEMGLIFKGATEKKKDMLEDYVKEADSLFKV, encoded by the coding sequence ATGAACTACACTGTCATTGCACGAAGGTGGAGACCAAAGCGTTTCGAAGATGTTGTAGGTCAACCTCATATTGTCACAACAATAAAGAACTCGATTAAACACAACAGGGTAGCGCATGCCTACCTCTTTACCGGCCCGAGGGGTGTTGGTAAAACATCCCTTGCAAGGATCATTGCTAAGGCGATGAACTGTATTGGCGGGCCAAAAGAAGAGCCTTGCGGCATATGTGAAAATTGCACTGCGATCGATAACGGCAGCTTTGTTGATGTTATTGAGATAGATGCGGCATCCACAAGAGGAATTGACGACATCAGAGAGCTCACCGAAACCGTCAGGTATATGCCCATGAAGGGCACTTACAAGCTATATATTCTCGATGAGGCACATATGTTGACACCGCAGGCAAGAGATGCCTTTTTGAAAACCCTCGAAGAGCCTCCCGGAAACAATATCTTTATTCTTGCAACTACGGAGCCGCAGAAGATTCCTTACACGATAATGTCCAGGTGTCAGCGTTTTGACTTCAAGAGGATTTCGGAGAGGGAGATAGTGAACCAGTTGAAGTTGATCTGCGAGGACGAAAAGATAAAATATGATGAGAGCGCCTTCAGCCATATTGCAGTCGAGGCAGACGGGAGTATGAGAGATGCCGAATCTCTGTTAGATCAGATTATTGCCTATAGCGGTGACTTTATATCCGAAAAGGATGTTATAAGTGTAATTGGTATTGTAGAAAAAGAAATCCTGTACGACCTCATCAAATCTATTCTGGACGAAAACCTGAAGGCCGGTCTTGAGATTATTGAGAAGACATTGAATGATGGTTATGATACCTATCAGGTATACGAAGGTCTTATATCTTTTTTGCGAAACATGATGATACTCAAGGTATACGGCAGCATCCCCCCCTTTTTTTATATGGGAGAGGAAGAATATCGTAAAATAGCGGAACTGTTAAAAGGTATTGAATATTATGAGATTCAAAATATGCTGAACTATATGCTGAGATCAGAGGACATGTTTAAAGGGATTTTCCAGAGGATTTCCCTGGAGATACTCTATATCAACCTCTACAACATCTCAAAACTGAGAGATGTGGAGAAAATGATTGACAGTTTAAGTAAGCACGAGCATACAGAGGGGTCTGTGCATGATAAATATGATAAACTTGTAGAGGAGCATAATCCACCCGAACCTCAATTTAAGAAGGATTTGAAAGGGTTTATTGAGTATCTGAAACAGAAGAAGCCCTTTATGAGTAGCATCCTGCAGTCCCTTGAAATTAAGATAGATGGTGCCAATATAGTTGTATTTATTGACAAAAACTATAATTTCATCAAAGAAGATGCCAGCTTGAAGGATGATATAAGACAGTATTCGAAGATATTTTTTGGCAACGAAATGGGATTAATTTTTAAAGGTGCAACAGAGAAGAAAAAGGATATGCTCGAGGATTATGTGAAAGAGGCAGATTCCTTATTTAAAGTATGA
- the nadC gene encoding carboxylating nicotinate-nucleotide diphosphorylase, protein MKNSIKYYLTEDIGTGDITTDAIVSEMHVSRARIVAKEDGVIAGQSIAKEVFRELDDTLVYEEWKKDGEHVKKGDIITIIKGKTRAILTGERVALNFLQRLSGIATLTGKFVEAVEGTGVKILDTRKTSPGHREKEKYAVRMGGGYNHRSNLSEMALIKENHIAAAGSIKDAVRKIRDISKVPIEVEVKNMVELEEALKEEVDRIMLDNWDTKGIKTAVLFVNKRIPVEVSGNVNIESIKKIAKAGVDFISIGALTHSFKSLDISLLHEGVS, encoded by the coding sequence ATGAAGAACAGCATAAAATATTATCTGACAGAAGATATTGGTACCGGGGATATTACCACAGATGCCATAGTGTCTGAAATGCATGTTTCAAGGGCCAGAATTGTTGCAAAAGAGGATGGTGTCATTGCGGGCCAGTCTATCGCAAAAGAAGTTTTCAGGGAGCTTGACGATACATTGGTATACGAAGAATGGAAAAAAGACGGGGAGCATGTGAAGAAGGGCGACATAATCACCATTATTAAAGGAAAGACACGTGCAATATTGACGGGTGAAAGGGTTGCCTTGAACTTTCTGCAGAGACTTTCAGGCATAGCCACTTTAACGGGGAAGTTTGTTGAGGCCGTTGAAGGCACCGGAGTTAAGATACTTGATACAAGAAAGACTTCCCCTGGCCACAGGGAAAAGGAAAAATATGCGGTGAGAATGGGTGGAGGCTATAATCACAGGAGCAATCTCAGTGAAATGGCCCTTATTAAAGAGAACCATATAGCTGCTGCGGGCTCCATAAAAGATGCAGTAAGGAAGATCCGCGACATATCAAAGGTGCCTATAGAGGTAGAAGTAAAAAACATGGTGGAGTTAGAGGAGGCATTAAAGGAAGAAGTAGATCGTATAATGCTCGACAACTGGGATACAAAAGGGATAAAGACGGCAGTTTTATTCGTGAACAAAAGGATTCCCGTTGAAGTGTCCGGGAACGTAAACATAGAAAGCATAAAGAAAATTGCGAAAGCTGGTGTCGATTTTATCTCAATAGGGGCGTTGACACATTCTTTTAAATCGCTCGACATAAGTTTGCTCCACGAAGGAGTTTCGTAG
- the nadB gene encoding L-aspartate oxidase, whose amino-acid sequence MNKDNRHYCDVLIIGSGIAGLSAAITAADSGLDVIIVTKGSTLEESNTYHAQGGIVSMGRDDSPEYLINDIMQAGDGISNLEAVKVVAHEGPSLVDAFLVKKIGVPFSRSEEAGYEYAREASHSKRRILHCMDSTGKSIEEALVKKVMEIEKIRVFVNYTAVDLLTIPHHSTSPLALYMEPQCIGAYVLNNESEHVERIFSTYTILAAGGLGRIYLHTTNPSSATGDGFAMADRAGARLINMEYIQFHPTSLFHKDADGFLISEALRGEGAKLKTKDDVPFMDKYSSLGDLAPRDEVSRAIYEEMIKRGDSYVYLDIASYTDINIKKRFPTIYKRCLSLDIDIQKVPIPVVPAAHYSCGGVQVDVWGRTSLNNLYAAGEVTATGIHGANRLASTSLLEGLVWGIRSAQHIVEHFDDKKPYEESEIPPWRFPEREEEVDPALIQQDWVSIKSTMWNYVGIIRTVRRLERAKSDLGYLKNRIDDFYRRAHLVPMVINLRNGVRTAFIVAQSAFKNRMSRGAHFIK is encoded by the coding sequence ATGAATAAAGATAACAGACATTATTGTGATGTTCTCATTATCGGTTCGGGTATAGCCGGCCTTTCGGCGGCCATTACCGCCGCAGATTCAGGGCTCGATGTAATCATTGTCACAAAGGGGTCAACCCTTGAGGAATCGAATACATACCATGCTCAGGGTGGGATTGTCTCTATGGGAAGGGATGACTCCCCGGAATACCTTATAAACGATATTATGCAGGCCGGGGATGGAATTTCAAACCTTGAGGCGGTTAAAGTGGTTGCCCACGAAGGGCCATCCCTGGTGGATGCTTTTCTGGTAAAAAAAATAGGTGTCCCTTTTTCGCGTTCCGAGGAGGCAGGATATGAATATGCAAGGGAGGCAAGTCATTCGAAAAGAAGGATTCTCCATTGTATGGATTCCACGGGAAAGTCAATTGAAGAAGCCCTTGTAAAAAAGGTGATGGAGATAGAAAAAATAAGAGTTTTTGTAAATTATACCGCAGTAGACCTGCTTACCATACCGCATCATTCGACCAGTCCGCTGGCGTTGTATATGGAGCCGCAGTGTATAGGCGCATATGTGCTGAATAACGAAAGTGAGCATGTGGAGAGGATATTCTCGACCTATACGATCCTTGCAGCCGGAGGTCTCGGAAGAATCTATCTCCACACCACAAATCCTTCCAGTGCAACAGGCGACGGATTTGCAATGGCCGACAGGGCAGGGGCCAGACTGATCAATATGGAGTACATTCAGTTCCATCCAACAAGTCTTTTTCATAAGGACGCCGACGGATTTCTTATTTCAGAGGCGCTGAGGGGTGAGGGCGCAAAGCTTAAAACAAAAGACGATGTACCTTTCATGGACAAATATTCTTCTTTGGGCGATCTTGCGCCGAGAGACGAGGTGTCACGGGCAATATATGAAGAGATGATAAAAAGAGGAGATTCATACGTCTATCTCGATATTGCCTCTTATACGGATATCAATATCAAGAAACGTTTTCCCACTATTTATAAACGCTGTCTGTCGCTTGATATTGATATCCAGAAGGTGCCTATTCCGGTTGTGCCTGCCGCTCACTACAGTTGCGGTGGTGTCCAGGTGGATGTCTGGGGAAGGACATCTCTCAATAATCTCTATGCTGCCGGGGAGGTGACGGCAACGGGCATACATGGCGCCAACAGACTTGCTTCCACGTCGCTCCTTGAAGGACTGGTGTGGGGAATAAGATCTGCTCAACATATAGTTGAACACTTTGATGATAAAAAACCGTATGAAGAATCTGAAATCCCGCCATGGCGTTTTCCGGAACGGGAAGAAGAGGTTGACCCGGCGCTTATCCAGCAGGACTGGGTAAGTATAAAATCCACCATGTGGAATTACGTGGGTATCATACGTACTGTCAGGAGACTGGAGAGGGCAAAATCAGATCTTGGCTATCTCAAGAACAGGATAGACGATTTTTACAGAAGGGCACACCTTGTTCCTATGGTGATCAATCTTAGAAACGGAGTCAGGACGGCATTCATAGTGGCTCAATCCGCATTCAAAAACCGTATGAGCCGGGGCGCTCACTTCATTAAGTAG
- a CDS encoding YbaB/EbfC family nucleoid-associated protein translates to MSKNFGQLLSQAKKMQEKLQKMQEEMGDKTVEAQSGGGMVSCVVNGKQDLISLKISDEIWEEKDKELLEDLIVAAINEGLNKSKDMMQEEMAKITGLGGMQMPFGV, encoded by the coding sequence ATGTCAAAGAATTTTGGTCAACTATTAAGCCAGGCAAAAAAGATGCAGGAGAAGCTTCAAAAGATGCAGGAAGAAATGGGCGACAAAACCGTTGAAGCCCAATCCGGCGGAGGTATGGTCTCTTGTGTGGTAAATGGAAAACAGGATCTGATTTCATTAAAGATTTCCGACGAAATATGGGAAGAAAAGGACAAAGAACTCCTGGAAGACCTTATCGTTGCAGCTATCAACGAAGGTCTCAATAAATCAAAAGATATGATGCAGGAAGAGATGGCGAAGATTACCGGGCTTGGTGGTATGCAAATGCCGTTCGGGGTATAG
- the nadA gene encoding quinolinate synthase NadA, which produces MMSKPQPTKTEILERIKAARKKLGSDLVVLAHFYQNDDIIQSADFIGDSLLLAQAASKQKDAHYIIFCSVSFMAEMARIICSPEQMVFHPETKARCPLAEMANIDDVEKAWVTLGKTGKRIIPVVYVNSNADLKAFCGKNEGLVCTSANAKKVMEHVFSRNAVPFFFPDENLGRNMAHTMGISDEEMFLWDPYETDNTRNGASMNNARIFLWRGFCIVHTVILPSHVEAIRRQYEGIKVIVHPECTPDTVNVSDLAGSTSFIKNTVEKSAPGSSWAIGTEINFVNRIKKENPDKLIIPLLGSGCREMAKITPEKLLRVLENLVEGRVVNPVLVDGTYTEHARLALKRMLEIK; this is translated from the coding sequence ATGATGAGTAAACCGCAACCAACAAAAACAGAAATACTGGAAAGGATAAAGGCTGCCAGAAAGAAACTTGGCAGTGACCTGGTTGTACTGGCGCATTTCTATCAAAATGACGACATTATACAATCAGCAGATTTTATTGGAGATTCTTTACTGCTTGCCCAGGCCGCTTCAAAACAGAAAGATGCACATTATATCATCTTCTGTTCCGTATCCTTTATGGCTGAAATGGCGCGAATCATATGCAGTCCTGAACAGATGGTGTTTCATCCGGAAACAAAAGCGAGATGCCCTCTGGCAGAGATGGCGAATATAGATGATGTTGAAAAGGCATGGGTTACCCTGGGAAAGACAGGGAAAAGGATTATCCCCGTTGTGTACGTTAATTCAAATGCCGATTTAAAGGCCTTTTGCGGTAAAAACGAAGGGCTTGTGTGTACATCAGCCAATGCTAAAAAGGTCATGGAACATGTCTTTTCCAGAAATGCAGTCCCTTTCTTTTTTCCGGATGAAAACCTTGGAAGAAACATGGCGCACACCATGGGTATATCCGACGAAGAGATGTTTCTCTGGGATCCCTACGAGACCGACAACACCAGGAATGGAGCATCCATGAACAATGCCAGGATTTTTTTGTGGAGAGGATTTTGCATAGTTCATACGGTTATTTTACCGTCCCATGTGGAGGCAATAAGAAGGCAATATGAAGGCATAAAGGTAATTGTGCATCCCGAATGTACTCCGGATACCGTTAACGTTTCCGATTTGGCGGGTTCAACGAGCTTTATTAAGAATACTGTAGAAAAATCGGCCCCAGGCTCAAGCTGGGCAATTGGAACGGAGATTAACTTTGTAAACAGGATTAAAAAAGAAAATCCGGATAAGCTTATTATTCCCCTTTTGGGTTCAGGCTGCAGGGAGATGGCAAAGATTACGCCGGAAAAGCTCCTTCGTGTGCTTGAAAATCTGGTCGAAGGAAGGGTTGTCAATCCGGTTCTTGTGGATGGAACGTATACGGAACATGCAAGGCTGGCCTTAAAAAGAATGCTGGAGATTAAATAA
- the fsa gene encoding fructose-6-phosphate aldolase: MKFFIDTANIEEIKKGIEMGLVDGVTTNPSLLSKEKKDPQTVIKEILSVVEGPVSLEVVATDSKGMVGEARKLASLGPNAVIKIPMTEEGAKAVKTLSQEGIKTNVTLIFQPVQALIAAKAGASYVSPFIGRLDDISQRGMGIIEDIATIYSNYGFEAEIIVASIRNPVHVLDAALIGADIATIPFNVLSQLIKHPLTDIGLEKFLKDWQSIKQ; the protein is encoded by the coding sequence ATGAAATTTTTTATAGACACGGCAAACATTGAAGAGATCAAAAAAGGGATTGAAATGGGGCTTGTCGATGGCGTTACAACCAACCCTTCATTGCTCTCAAAGGAAAAAAAGGATCCACAGACAGTAATTAAAGAAATCTTATCCGTTGTAGAAGGGCCTGTAAGCCTGGAGGTTGTGGCCACAGACTCCAAAGGTATGGTCGGGGAGGCAAGAAAGCTTGCATCATTAGGCCCTAATGCTGTTATCAAAATCCCCATGACTGAGGAAGGGGCCAAAGCAGTAAAAACACTCTCACAGGAAGGCATAAAAACAAACGTAACATTGATATTCCAACCTGTTCAGGCGCTTATTGCTGCAAAAGCGGGGGCAAGTTACGTAAGTCCCTTCATCGGGAGACTCGATGACATTTCCCAGAGAGGCATGGGCATTATTGAAGATATAGCGACAATCTATTCAAATTACGGGTTTGAAGCAGAGATCATCGTTGCAAGCATCCGCAATCCCGTTCATGTCCTTGATGCAGCGCTTATTGGCGCTGACATAGCCACCATACCCTTTAACGTTCTCTCACAGCTCATCAAACATCCATTAACTGACATAGGACTTGAGAAGTTTTTGAAGGATTGGCAATCGATAAAACAGTAG
- the recR gene encoding recombination mediator RecR, with amino-acid sequence MYYPGPIERLIENLTKLPGIGRKTATRLTFFLLNSKGFYISELSESLLDVKEKIKLCSVCFNITDVDPCVICTDPRRDRSIICVVEESSHMMVVESANPGHYKYHILHGVINPIEGIGPDDVRIKELHERIIREEIKEVIIATNPNIEGNTTAHYISEILKSLDVRITRIASGIPVGGDIVYIDPLTIKSSIDNRKNI; translated from the coding sequence TTGTATTATCCCGGACCAATCGAGCGGTTGATTGAAAACCTTACAAAGTTGCCTGGCATTGGCAGGAAAACCGCTACAAGACTCACCTTTTTTCTTCTCAATTCCAAGGGGTTTTATATATCTGAACTTTCAGAAAGCCTTCTCGATGTTAAAGAAAAAATAAAACTTTGCAGTGTCTGCTTCAATATTACGGATGTTGATCCTTGCGTAATCTGTACTGACCCCCGGAGGGACAGGTCTATTATTTGTGTTGTCGAAGAATCATCACATATGATGGTGGTAGAATCGGCCAATCCAGGTCATTATAAATACCATATTCTTCACGGTGTTATAAACCCTATAGAGGGCATTGGTCCCGATGACGTGAGGATAAAAGAATTGCATGAGAGGATTATCAGGGAAGAAATCAAGGAAGTGATTATTGCCACTAATCCCAACATAGAAGGTAATACAACTGCCCACTATATAAGCGAGATTCTAAAATCACTTGATGTAAGGATTACAAGAATTGCTTCAGGCATTCCTGTCGGTGGAGATATTGTTTACATAGACCCACTCACCATAAAAAGCTCGATAGATAATCGGAAAAATATTTAA